In Carya illinoinensis cultivar Pawnee chromosome 6, C.illinoinensisPawnee_v1, whole genome shotgun sequence, a single genomic region encodes these proteins:
- the LOC122312987 gene encoding U-box domain-containing protein 21-like, which produces MRLFDFILPCQIQRMISSWRRRRAGHCAGKEQPWGENRGMELTIPGHFRCPISLDLMKDPVTFSTGITYDRESIETWLDAGNQTCPITNQELKSLEPIPNHAIRKMIQDWCVENRSHGIERIPTPRIPVSSAQVSELLRKITMASESEDEAGCLKLVTKLKALAKESDRNKRCIVANTTGSVLSAAFDTFSKVSFDRNATVLEEILSTLALLFPLDREAKSFLQSSASLHCMAWFLKGADLSGRKNSVLALKDVLSSDESRVESFSKIEGALEALVKLIKEPICRTATKASLMVIYHMVSCSFPNEAIIDRFVDMGLVSLLLELLVDNEISMCEKAEGVLDGICSSERGREKAYNHALTIPVLVKKILRVSDLATQFSVSILWKLICKNEKREEASVVVVEALQVGAFQKLLLLLQVGCADRTKEKATELLKLLNLHRDRLECVESTDFKDLKRRF; this is translated from the exons ATGAGATTGTTTGATTTCATTTTACCATGTCAAATTCAAAG AATGATCTCTTCGTGGAGACGGCGAAGAGCAGGCCACTGTGCCGGTAAGGAGCAGCCATGGGGAGAGAACAGAGGCATGGAGCTGACGATACCGGGCCATTTCCGATGCCCAATTTCGCTAGACTTGATGAAAGATCCGGTCACGTTTTCGACGGGAATTACGTACGACCGTGAGAGTATCGAGACGTGGCTCGATGCCGGGAACCAGACCTGTCCCATTACAAACCAGGAATTGAAGAGTCTGGAGCCAATACCGAATCATGCCATAAGGAAGATGATACAAGACTGGTGCGTTGAGAACAGGTCCCATGGAATTGAAAGGATTCCCACGCCTCGGATTCCCGTGAGTTCGGCGCAGGTTTCAGAACTCCTTCGTAAGATTACCATGGCAAGTGAAAGTGAAGACGAAGCTGGGTGCCTGAAGTTGGTGACCAAGCTCAAGGCATTGGCGAAGGAGAGTGACCGTAACAAGCGGTGCATTGTGGCCAACACGACAGGCAGTGTTTTGTCGGCTGCATTTGACACATTTTCCAAAGTGTCTTTCGACAGAAACGCTACGGTGTTGGAGGAGATCTTGTCGACTTTAGCATTACTTTTCCCATTGGACAGAGAGGCCAAGTCCTTCCTCCAGTCGTCTGCTTCGTTGCATTGCATGGCCTGGTTTTTGAAGGGTGCGGATTTGTCGGGGAGAAAAAATTCAGTCTTGGCTTTAAAGGATGTTCTTTCATCGGATGAGAGTAGGGTAGAATCATTTTCCAAGATTGAAGGAGCTTTGGAAGCATTAGTGAAGCTGATTAAAGAGCCCATTTGCCGTACTGCAACAAAAGCTTCGTTAATGGTGATATATCACATGGTTAGCTGCTCGTTTCCAAATGAGGCAATTATAGATAGATTTGTGGATATGGGTTTGGTATCTTTGCTTTTAGAATTACTTGTTGATAACGAAATAAGCATGTGCGAGAAGGCAGAGGGTGTTCTTGATGGGATATGCAGCAGTGAACGTGGGAGAGAAAAGGCCTACAATCATGCTCTGACCATTCCGGTTTTAGTTAAGAAGATACTGAGGGTATCGGATTTGGCAACCCAGTTCTCGGTGTCCATCCTTTGGAAGCTGATCTGCAAGAATGAAAAGAGGGAAGAGGCAagtgttgttgttgttgaagcACTTCAAGTGGGTGCGTTTCAGAAGCTGCTGTTGCTGTTACAGGTTGGTTGTGCAGATAGAACAAAGGAGAAGGCCACAGAGTTGTTGAAACTGTTGAATCTTCACAGGGATAGGTTGGAGTGTGTTGAGTCTACGGATTTCAAGGATCTCAAAAGGCGCTTCTGA